Proteins co-encoded in one Medicago truncatula cultivar Jemalong A17 chromosome 8, MtrunA17r5.0-ANR, whole genome shotgun sequence genomic window:
- the LOC120577475 gene encoding uncharacterized protein, giving the protein MGRSIYQGDKGTTTIILEAVASHDLWIWHAFFGCPGMLNDINVLDRSPVFDDVEQGKAPKVNYFVNQRPYNMTYYLFDGIYPSYPTFVKSIRLPQSEPDKLFAKHQEACRKDIERVFGVLQARLKIICEPARLWNIADLGIIMRSCIILDNMIVEDERDTYAQRWTDFEQPGGSGSSTPQPYSTEVLPAFANHNYDPKISG; this is encoded by the coding sequence ATGGGAAGGTCAATTTACCAGGGGGATAAGGGAACCACCACAATTATTCTTGAAGCAGTTGCATCTCATGATCTATGGATCTGGCATGCCTTTTTTGGATGTCCGGGaatgttgaatgatataaacGTTCTAGACCGGTCACCAGTGTTTGATGATGTGGAACAGGGAAAGGCTCCAAAAGTGAATTACTTTGTGAATCAACGTCCCTATAATATGACATACTATCTATTTGATGGTATCTACCCTTCTTATCCAACTTTCGTCAAATCAATTAGACTTCCTCAAAGTGAACCCGataagttatttgcaaaacatcaggAGGCATGTCGGAAGGACATTGAACGTGTTTTTGGAGTGCTTCAAGCTCGATTAAAAATCATCTGTGAACCAGCTCGCTTGTGGAACATAGCTGATTTGGGTATCATCATGAGATCATGCATCATATTAgataatatgattgttgaggatgaacgaGATACATATGCTCAACGTTGGACCGATTTTGAGCAACCTGGGGGAAGTGGATCTAGTACACCACAACCATACTCGACCGAGGTGTTACCAgcttttgcaaatcat